One Blattabacterium cuenoti genomic window carries:
- the trmD gene encoding tRNA (guanosine(37)-N1)-methyltransferase TrmD yields MRIDIVSLIPEIFHSPFSNSIIKRAIDKGLINIHVHDLRKYGLGKRKNVDDYPYGGGSGMVIRIEPVYQCFSKLLSERNYDEKIFMTPDGKLFSQKYAQNLINKRNIIILCGRYKGIDQRIRDHLISEEISIGNYILSGGELAAAVIIESIVRLLPGVIKNQDSILTDSFQSESFIAPPLYTRPSVYKGWSVPKILLSGDHKKIKDWLNQKSYAIQTKIGFLEDPSK; encoded by the coding sequence TTGCGTATAGATATTGTTAGTCTTATCCCTGAAATTTTTCATAGCCCTTTTTCCAATTCTATTATTAAAAGGGCAATTGATAAAGGGTTAATTAATATTCACGTCCATGATTTACGTAAATATGGTTTAGGAAAACGAAAAAATGTGGATGATTATCCTTATGGGGGAGGGTCTGGAATGGTAATTCGAATAGAACCTGTATATCAGTGTTTTTCCAAGCTTTTATCAGAAAGAAATTATGATGAGAAAATTTTTATGACTCCTGATGGAAAGTTGTTTTCTCAAAAATATGCTCAAAATTTAATTAATAAGAGAAATATCATCATTCTTTGTGGGCGTTATAAAGGAATTGATCAAAGAATTAGAGATCACTTAATTTCAGAAGAAATATCTATTGGAAATTATATTTTATCTGGAGGAGAATTAGCCGCTGCTGTTATCATAGAATCTATAGTCAGATTATTGCCTGGAGTCATAAAAAATCAAGATTCTATCCTAACAGATTCTTTTCAAAGTGAGTCCTTCATAGCCCCTCCCCTTTACACTCGTCCATCAGTTTATAAAGGATGGTCTGTTCCAAAAATACTTTTATCTGGAGATCATAAAAAAATAAAAGATTGGTTAAATCAGAAATCTTATGCAATTCAAACGAAAATTGGATTCTTAGAGGATCCATCAAAATGA
- the ruvA gene encoding Holliday junction branch migration protein RuvA: protein MITHLRGKLIEKNQSYLIIDCHGIGYYIHISSYTYSSLSELEEEGKDIFVHTYLFIKENQHILYGFFDKKERQIFSYLISVNGIGPSSAITLLSSLTPYEIEKSISKEDIKVLNKVKGIGTKIAKRIIIELKDKIIKEIIPKKGKNIKILENTSYSIKKEALSALNVLGFSHKESKKILDDLLDKNPEFSVENLIKESLKKIVKS, encoded by the coding sequence GTGATAACACATTTAAGAGGAAAGTTAATAGAAAAAAATCAATCTTATTTAATCATAGATTGTCATGGAATAGGGTATTACATTCATATATCCTCATACACATATTCTTCTTTATCAGAATTAGAAGAAGAAGGAAAAGATATATTCGTACATACTTATCTGTTTATCAAAGAAAATCAACATATTTTATATGGTTTCTTTGATAAAAAAGAAAGACAAATATTTTCTTATTTGATATCCGTGAATGGAATAGGACCAAGTTCTGCTATTACGCTGTTATCTTCTCTTACTCCATATGAAATAGAAAAATCCATATCTAAAGAAGATATAAAAGTATTGAATAAAGTTAAAGGGATTGGAACAAAAATAGCTAAAAGAATTATTATTGAACTAAAAGATAAAATTATTAAAGAAATTATTCCTAAAAAAGGAAAAAACATAAAAATATTGGAAAATACATCTTATTCAATAAAAAAAGAAGCTTTAAGTGCTTTAAATGTGCTGGGATTTTCTCATAAAGAATCTAAAAAAATTTTGGATGATCTTCTGGATAAGAATCCAGAATTTTCTGTAGAAAATCTTATTAAAGAATCTTTAAAAAAAATTGTAAAATCATAA
- the argH gene encoding argininosuccinate lyase produces the protein MKIWGKRTNLSFNKEIENFTSSKDSKIDLLLAPYDVIGTIAHVIMLKSIGLLNQKDLKILIHELRNIYVHEILKNNFKIDEGIEDIHSQIEFMLTNRLGEVGKKIHCGRSRNDQILLDLKLFVRTEIKDIVYMTYSFFDLLLKLSEQHKNILMPGYTHYQIAMPSSFGLWFAAYAESLIDDLLLMHAAYRIVNKNPLGSAAGYGSSFPLNRKMTTDLLGFENLNYNVVYAQMGRGKMEIIVSESISSLARTLGKMAQDICLYLSQNFNFISFPDHLTTGSSIMPHKKNPDVFEIIRATCNRMTSLPNEIYLISSNLCSGYHRDFQIIKERFIPIFEELKKCFSMFQYMLNHIIIRKDIIQDNKYQYLFSVEVVNQLVVEKGYSFREAYQKVSLDIKNGCFKPFTKGFYSHEGSIGNLCNTQIRNLMQDVIKEFDFDKINEVIKRLIYRKIHFDGSSKNPIFV, from the coding sequence GTGAAAATTTGGGGAAAAAGAACGAATTTGAGTTTTAACAAAGAAATAGAAAATTTTACTTCAAGTAAAGATTCAAAAATAGATTTACTTTTAGCACCATATGATGTGATAGGAACCATTGCTCATGTTATTATGTTGAAAAGTATAGGATTATTAAATCAAAAAGATTTAAAAATTTTAATTCATGAATTGCGTAATATTTATGTTCACGAAATTTTAAAAAATAACTTTAAAATTGATGAAGGAATAGAAGATATTCATTCTCAGATAGAATTTATGTTAACCAATCGTTTAGGAGAAGTAGGAAAAAAAATACATTGTGGTAGATCTAGAAATGATCAAATTTTGTTGGATTTAAAACTTTTTGTACGCACAGAAATCAAGGATATTGTATATATGACTTATTCTTTTTTTGATTTATTATTAAAATTAAGTGAACAACATAAGAATATATTAATGCCTGGTTATACTCATTACCAAATAGCGATGCCTTCTTCTTTTGGTCTTTGGTTTGCCGCATATGCAGAAAGTTTAATAGATGATTTATTATTAATGCATGCCGCATATCGTATTGTCAATAAAAACCCTTTAGGTTCCGCTGCAGGTTACGGGTCTTCTTTCCCCTTAAATAGAAAAATGACAACCGATTTATTGGGTTTCGAAAATTTAAATTATAATGTTGTGTATGCTCAAATGGGACGTGGAAAAATGGAAATAATCGTTTCAGAATCTATTTCTTCTTTGGCAAGAACTTTAGGTAAAATGGCACAAGATATTTGTTTATATTTAAGTCAAAATTTTAATTTCATTAGTTTTCCTGATCATCTTACTACCGGATCTAGTATTATGCCTCATAAAAAAAATCCAGATGTTTTTGAAATTATACGAGCTACATGTAATAGAATGACATCGTTACCTAATGAAATTTATTTGATTTCTTCTAATTTATGTTCAGGATATCATAGAGATTTTCAAATTATTAAAGAAAGATTTATTCCAATTTTTGAAGAATTAAAGAAATGTTTTTCCATGTTTCAATATATGTTGAATCATATCATAATAAGAAAGGATATTATTCAGGATAATAAGTATCAATATTTATTTAGTGTAGAGGTCGTGAATCAGCTTGTTGTTGAAAAAGGATATTCTTTTAGAGAAGCTTATCAAAAAGTAAGTTTAGATATAAAAAATGGATGTTTCAAACCTTTTACTAAGGGTTTTTATTCTCATGAAGGAAGTATAGGAAATTTATGTAACACACAAATTAGAAATTTGATGCAAGATGTGATTAAAGAATTTGATTTTGATAAAATCAATGAAGTTATAAAACGATTAATTTATAGAAAAATTCATTTTGATGGATCCTCTAAGAATCCAATTTTCGTTTGA
- the der gene encoding ribosome biogenesis GTPase Der: MNYIVSIVGRPNVGKSTLFNRLVGRRKAIVHATSGVTRDRIYGNSEWNGVKFSVVDTGGFSVYENDGLEKEIKNQIFMAIKESDVILFLVDIKVGILDVDKEIAKILRKYQKLILLVVNKVDRGESVYSDTDFFRLGFEKCYCISAINGSGTGELLDKLIEIFKFLKKKEKISESEFIPRFSIVGRPNVGKSTLINSFLNKDHHIVTNISGTTRDSLDVFYKKWECILVDTPGVKKKSKIKNNLEFYSTMRTFQTIEYADVCLLMVDAGCGWEKQDMNIFKLVEKNHKGIIILVNKWDLLYKNNYYTQKDYEFFIRKKIYPFDNVPILFISAKNKDGIHNIIPMAYQVLKYRKNRLKTNILNKIMLPILKKNPPTTKKKNKFITIKYCTQLPSYTPKFIFFSNFPQHIKKSYKRFVENKIRDHFDFIGVPIQIFFRKK; this comes from the coding sequence ATGAATTATATCGTATCTATAGTAGGACGCCCCAATGTAGGAAAATCAACTTTGTTTAATCGTCTTGTAGGAAGAAGAAAAGCGATTGTTCATGCCACAAGTGGAGTGACAAGAGATCGCATTTATGGAAATTCAGAATGGAATGGAGTCAAATTTTCTGTAGTAGATACTGGGGGGTTCTCTGTTTATGAAAATGATGGACTTGAAAAAGAAATCAAAAACCAAATTTTCATGGCTATAAAAGAATCTGATGTTATTCTATTTTTAGTAGATATAAAAGTAGGAATATTAGATGTAGATAAAGAAATTGCTAAAATTTTAAGAAAATATCAAAAACTAATTTTATTAGTTGTAAATAAAGTAGACAGAGGAGAATCTGTATATTCTGATACAGATTTTTTCCGTTTGGGATTTGAAAAATGTTATTGTATATCAGCTATAAATGGAAGTGGAACAGGAGAATTATTAGACAAACTAATAGAAATATTCAAATTTTTGAAAAAAAAAGAAAAAATATCGGAATCCGAATTTATTCCTCGTTTTTCAATAGTAGGGCGTCCCAATGTAGGAAAATCAACTTTGATTAATTCTTTTCTAAATAAAGACCATCATATTGTGACAAATATTTCTGGAACAACTAGAGATAGTCTCGATGTATTCTACAAAAAATGGGAATGTATTTTAGTAGATACACCTGGAGTCAAAAAAAAATCAAAAATAAAAAATAATCTTGAATTTTATTCTACTATGAGAACGTTTCAAACAATAGAATATGCAGATGTTTGTCTTTTAATGGTAGATGCAGGTTGTGGATGGGAAAAACAGGACATGAATATTTTTAAATTAGTAGAAAAAAATCATAAAGGGATTATAATTCTTGTAAACAAATGGGATCTACTTTATAAAAATAACTATTATACACAAAAAGATTACGAATTTTTTATAAGGAAAAAAATTTATCCATTTGACAACGTTCCCATTCTTTTTATATCCGCTAAAAATAAAGATGGAATACACAATATTATTCCCATGGCTTATCAGGTTTTAAAATACCGTAAAAACAGATTAAAAACGAATATTTTAAATAAAATTATGTTACCAATTTTGAAAAAAAATCCTCCTACTACTAAGAAAAAAAATAAATTCATAACTATAAAATATTGCACTCAGTTGCCTTCATACACACCAAAATTTATTTTTTTTTCTAATTTTCCTCAACATATAAAAAAATCTTATAAAAGATTTGTAGAAAATAAAATTCGAGATCACTTTGACTTTATAGGAGTTCCCATACAAATTTTTTTTAGAAAAAAATAA
- a CDS encoding CvpA family protein, giving the protein MLDIIIIILVLYGGYHGYRKGLISQLFIFMISLILIFKGFYVFNSVKGILKDVNIISKKPYILMIYSIIISLFSIILIAFIIKKIIELIIIITWMKPLDRLGGGVLGMIKYFFCLSICILFLKEANKKIDLFPYNFFQNSFEKKFQFLFYQKGSLLNKLKELYLKFYEF; this is encoded by the coding sequence ATGTTAGATATTATTATTATAATTCTAGTTTTATATGGTGGATATCATGGATATAGAAAAGGGTTAATTTCTCAATTATTCATATTTATGATATCTTTAATATTGATTTTCAAAGGTTTTTATGTTTTCAATTCCGTAAAAGGGATTTTAAAAGATGTCAATATAATAAGTAAAAAGCCCTATATTTTGATGATTTATTCTATAATCATTTCGCTATTTTCTATTATTCTTATCGCTTTTATAATTAAAAAAATCATAGAATTGATAATAATTATTACATGGATGAAGCCTCTAGATAGATTGGGTGGCGGAGTATTAGGCATGATTAAATATTTTTTTTGTCTTTCAATATGTATTCTTTTTCTAAAAGAAGCAAATAAAAAAATAGATTTATTTCCTTATAATTTCTTCCAAAATTCCTTTGAAAAAAAATTTCAATTCCTTTTCTATCAAAAAGGATCGTTATTAAATAAATTGAAAGAATTATATTTAAAATTTTATGAATTTTAA
- the rlmB gene encoding 23S rRNA (guanosine(2251)-2'-O)-methyltransferase RlmB: MKKLEIVYGIHPLIEAIIAKKTINRLFFQIGLKQESNAYKKLITISKKEHIPIQTVSKQKFYQLKNKNHQGVFAVIPPIETYHIEDLLPIFYEKGKNPLLIILDRITDVRNFGSIIRTAACAGADAVIIPKKDTAMIGADSIKTSSGALFRVPICKEKNILNTIEFLKNYGLKIVSATEKSNMYWYDIDFSGPTALILGNEEKGISSKYLKASYEKAKIPAIKGISSLNVSVACGIILYEIFRQRKYQSKTHF; the protein is encoded by the coding sequence ATGAAAAAATTAGAAATTGTTTATGGAATACACCCATTGATAGAAGCTATTATAGCTAAAAAAACTATTAATAGACTTTTTTTTCAAATAGGATTAAAACAAGAGTCAAATGCTTACAAAAAATTAATAACTATTTCCAAAAAAGAACATATTCCAATTCAAACTGTTTCAAAACAAAAATTCTATCAATTAAAAAATAAAAATCATCAAGGAGTTTTTGCTGTTATTCCTCCTATAGAAACTTATCATATAGAAGATTTGCTTCCTATATTTTATGAAAAAGGAAAAAATCCACTTTTGATCATTTTAGATAGAATTACAGATGTAAGAAATTTTGGATCAATCATACGTACTGCTGCATGTGCAGGAGCAGATGCTGTTATTATTCCAAAAAAAGATACAGCTATGATTGGGGCTGATTCTATAAAAACTTCTTCAGGAGCTTTATTTAGGGTTCCAATATGTAAAGAAAAAAATATATTGAACACAATAGAATTTTTGAAAAATTATGGATTGAAAATTGTTTCTGCTACAGAAAAATCCAATATGTATTGGTACGATATTGATTTTTCAGGTCCAACTGCTCTAATATTAGGAAATGAAGAAAAAGGAATTTCTTCTAAATATTTAAAAGCTTCCTATGAAAAAGCAAAAATTCCGGCAATAAAAGGAATTTCATCTTTAAACGTATCTGTAGCTTGTGGCATTATTTTGTATGAGATCTTCAGACAAAGAAAATATCAATCTAAAACTCACTTTTAA
- a CDS encoding inorganic phosphate transporter: MKLFYFSIIIVLFLLSIFDLIVGLINDAVNFLNSAIGSQVASRRTIMIFASVGIFLGAFLSSGMMEVARKGVFDPSYFYFSDIIFIFLSVMISDIILLDVFNTLGLPTSTTVSMVFCLLGAAFSIAMIKITSPFNNEPFHHLTLYIKMEKTFTIIIGIFLSIIISFTSGAFIHYFIRYLFSFEYERKLKYVGVIWSAISLSSMTYFLIVRGLHSTLQGFTDENLTGFSLFIQHFIKWIHHNFFVFLLILFSTWTLIAKIFVSLGYNILKFVVLYGTFSLAMAFAGNDLVNFIGIPIASIQSYNIWNESGSPPAEKFNMKDLSENVQAPSSVLIFSGMIMIFTLWFSKKTKNITSTEINLSRQNEGPEKFLSNSFSRGIVRLFLYLGNHFFKLFPKRFLVKIEKNFKQKKIQTEEGVAFDLVRASANLTISSILISIATVQKLPLSTTFVTFMVSMGTSLSDRAWDRESAVYRVSGVLKVIRGWFLTGFIAFTMAGITASFLYFFKIWALFFLIFFIVFVFYRSYKLYNKMQDKKIEEKPFFGVVNLTLETTLNKTFDIIKPILEYIEGIYKNSITGITQENLKILQENRYHFLKVKENFMSIHNSLIKVIRKTKNDEPIAGILYLHIYNKTKEIIESSDIIANHTLFHVINSHKPLKYQQKKNLLILERLMIEHFNIIKRITTDKNCKKISCTIQNKIIKKIEEQMNQQVIGIIHKKYGTKNTFLMLDILRQSKKITENIEDMVLLYQDALSHVSSTKKDASFLAF; the protein is encoded by the coding sequence ATGAAACTATTTTATTTCTCAATTATAATAGTTCTTTTTTTATTATCTATATTTGATCTTATTGTTGGTTTAATTAATGATGCCGTTAATTTTCTAAATTCTGCTATTGGATCTCAAGTTGCTTCTCGTAGAACTATCATGATTTTTGCGAGTGTAGGTATTTTTTTAGGCGCTTTTTTGTCTAGTGGAATGATGGAAGTAGCAAGAAAAGGTGTTTTTGATCCGTCTTATTTTTATTTTTCAGATATTATTTTCATTTTTTTGTCGGTTATGATATCCGATATTATTTTATTGGATGTTTTTAATACTTTAGGATTACCTACATCTACTACAGTATCTATGGTTTTTTGCTTATTAGGCGCGGCTTTTAGCATAGCCATGATAAAAATCACTTCTCCATTTAACAATGAACCCTTTCATCATTTAACTTTATATATTAAAATGGAAAAAACATTTACCATTATTATAGGTATTTTTTTATCTATTATCATTTCTTTTACTTCCGGCGCTTTTATTCACTATTTCATTCGTTATTTATTTAGTTTTGAATATGAAAGGAAATTAAAATATGTAGGAGTAATATGGAGTGCGATTTCATTGAGTAGTATGACTTATTTTCTTATTGTAAGAGGATTGCATAGTACTTTACAGGGTTTTACTGACGAAAATTTAACAGGATTTTCCTTATTCATTCAACATTTCATCAAATGGATTCACCATAATTTTTTTGTTTTTTTACTCATATTATTTTCGACTTGGACTCTGATAGCAAAAATATTTGTTTCTTTAGGATATAATATATTAAAATTTGTCGTATTATATGGTACTTTTTCTTTGGCTATGGCCTTTGCAGGAAATGACTTGGTAAATTTTATTGGGATTCCAATAGCTAGTATACAGTCTTATAACATATGGAACGAATCGGGTAGCCCCCCAGCTGAAAAATTCAATATGAAAGATTTATCTGAAAATGTACAAGCTCCATCTTCCGTTTTGATTTTTTCAGGAATGATTATGATATTCACTCTTTGGTTTTCCAAAAAAACAAAAAACATCACAAGCACAGAAATTAATTTAAGTAGACAAAATGAAGGACCAGAAAAATTTTTATCCAATTCTTTTTCTAGAGGAATTGTTAGATTATTTTTGTATTTAGGAAATCATTTTTTTAAATTATTTCCTAAAAGATTTCTGGTTAAAATCGAAAAAAACTTTAAACAAAAAAAAATACAAACAGAAGAAGGTGTAGCTTTTGATTTGGTTAGAGCTTCTGCTAATTTAACTATATCCAGTATATTGATATCTATAGCTACAGTTCAAAAACTCCCATTATCTACTACTTTTGTGACTTTTATGGTATCTATGGGGACTTCTCTTTCAGATAGAGCATGGGATAGAGAAAGCGCCGTTTATAGAGTTTCAGGAGTATTAAAAGTCATAAGAGGATGGTTTCTAACAGGTTTTATTGCTTTTACTATGGCAGGAATCACTGCTTCTTTTTTATATTTTTTTAAGATATGGGCTCTATTTTTTCTTATTTTTTTCATTGTATTTGTTTTTTACAGAAGTTATAAACTATATAATAAAATGCAAGATAAAAAAATAGAAGAAAAACCATTTTTTGGAGTAGTAAATCTAACTTTAGAGACGACTTTAAACAAAACTTTCGATATTATAAAGCCAATACTTGAATATATTGAGGGTATATACAAAAATAGTATAACAGGAATTACTCAAGAAAATTTAAAAATTCTTCAAGAAAATAGATATCATTTTTTAAAAGTAAAAGAAAATTTTATGAGTATACATAACTCTTTAATTAAAGTGATTCGAAAAACAAAAAATGACGAACCAATTGCTGGAATTCTTTATCTCCATATATACAATAAAACTAAAGAAATCATTGAGTCTTCAGATATTATTGCGAATCATACATTGTTTCATGTAATCAATAGTCATAAACCTTTAAAATATCAACAAAAAAAGAATTTATTAATACTTGAGCGTCTTATGATTGAACATTTCAACATCATAAAAAGAATAACAACAGATAAAAATTGTAAGAAAATTTCTTGCACTATACAAAATAAAATTATAAAAAAAATCGAGGAACAAATGAATCAACAGGTGATAGGAATTATTCATAAAAAATATGGAACAAAAAATACTTTTTTGATGTTAGATATTCTTCGACAATCAAAAAAAATTACGGAAAATATAGAAGACATGGTTCTATTGTATCAGGATGCATTATCCCATGTTTCCTCCACCAAAAAAGATGCATCCTTTTTAGCTTTCTAA
- a CDS encoding YtxH domain-containing protein: protein MKKGGNFFWGVILGTMAGLIVGIILTPRKEEKIKNILEKKTEELRNNLQEIGKKIGKKVHKIKSNFESKWKKNKIEKMDQVEDELGT, encoded by the coding sequence ATGAAAAAAGGAGGAAATTTTTTTTGGGGTGTTATTTTAGGAACCATGGCTGGTTTAATAGTAGGAATCATATTAACTCCGAGAAAAGAAGAAAAAATCAAAAACATATTAGAAAAAAAAACAGAAGAATTAAGAAATAATTTACAGGAAATTGGTAAGAAAATCGGAAAAAAGGTGCATAAAATTAAATCAAACTTTGAATCTAAATGGAAAAAAAATAAAATAGAAAAAATGGATCAAGTAGAAGATGAATTAGGAACTTAA
- a CDS encoding LuxE/PaaK family acyltransferase, whose translation MNFKKKIFSILEKKEFDNLTWDIFHYQIQNNKLYKSYLQSLEVNPFEIRNISEIPFLPISFFKTHRISSTTNCYDIIFTSSGTTGIKSKHYIKDLSIYIDSVRNSFEFFYGPIDKFKFLGFFPTDRKDSSLIYMVKYLIQKTYKNGSHFVHHAKNMHLIPNQNNKNIFIFGLSFSLLDFIEKNNHTKQNDFQNKVIIMETGGMKGKRKEIIREELHNILKKFFCVKEIHSEYGMTELLSQAYAKKNGIFQCPPWMKIYIRDPEDPFIHVDNNKIGGIDIIDLSNYLSCPFISTQDLGKKISDNEFEVLGRMDFSDIRGCNLMTSIY comes from the coding sequence ATGAATTTTAAAAAAAAGATTTTTTCTATTTTAGAAAAAAAAGAATTTGATAATTTGACATGGGATATATTTCATTATCAAATTCAAAATAATAAACTTTATAAAAGTTATCTTCAATCCTTAGAGGTGAATCCATTTGAAATAAGAAATATTTCTGAAATTCCTTTTTTACCTATTTCTTTTTTTAAAACGCATCGTATTAGCAGTACAACGAATTGTTATGATATCATTTTTACTAGCAGCGGGACTACTGGAATCAAAAGTAAACATTATATCAAAGATTTGAGTATTTACATTGATAGTGTTCGAAACAGTTTCGAATTTTTTTATGGTCCAATAGATAAATTTAAGTTTTTAGGATTTTTTCCTACAGATAGAAAAGATTCTTCTTTAATTTATATGGTAAAATATTTAATACAAAAAACATATAAAAATGGGAGTCATTTTGTCCATCATGCTAAAAATATGCATCTTATTCCTAATCAAAATAATAAAAATATTTTCATTTTTGGACTTAGTTTTTCTTTATTGGATTTTATAGAAAAAAACAATCATACGAAACAAAATGATTTCCAAAATAAAGTCATAATTATGGAAACAGGAGGGATGAAGGGAAAAAGAAAAGAGATTATTCGAGAAGAATTACACAATATTTTAAAAAAATTTTTTTGTGTAAAGGAAATTCATTCGGAATATGGAATGACAGAATTACTTTCTCAAGCATATGCAAAGAAAAACGGTATATTTCAATGTCCTCCTTGGATGAAAATATATATAAGAGATCCTGAAGATCCTTTTATACATGTTGATAACAATAAAATAGGAGGGATTGATATTATTGATTTATCAAATTATCTATCTTGTCCTTTTATTTCTACCCAAGATTTGGGAAAAAAAATCAGTGATAATGAATTCGAAGTATTAGGAAGAATGGATTTTTCAGATATACGAGGATGTAATCTAATGACTTCCATTTATTAG
- the pheS gene encoding phenylalanine--tRNA ligase subunit alpha has translation MDKKIDQIKKEIKSFHIKTYNDLEAFRIKFLGKKKGMLIVLFKEFKKISIYKRKIYGKIINELKKEAQNKINVFHLKNDIKNEKLLKVDPTIPGQSIEIGGRHPLSIIKNRIIDIFIKIGFTYVDGPEIEDDWHNFTALNIPIFHPSRDMQDTFFLCKNPDVLLRTHTSSVQIRYMKKHIPPFRVLSTGKVYRNETISSRSNFMFHQAEGFYIDKKVSFSDLKQTIHYLITSLFGEAKIRFRPSYFPFTEPSAEVDIYCNSEWVEIMGCGMIDPQVLKNVNIDSEIYSGFAFGLGIERLALIIYKIKDIRIYFDNDIRFLKQFKSEF, from the coding sequence ATGGATAAAAAAATAGATCAAATTAAAAAAGAAATAAAATCTTTTCATATTAAAACATATAATGATTTAGAAGCATTTAGAATTAAATTTCTAGGAAAAAAAAAGGGAATGTTAATAGTTTTATTTAAAGAATTCAAAAAAATTTCCATTTATAAAAGAAAAATTTATGGAAAAATTATTAATGAATTAAAAAAAGAAGCTCAAAACAAAATAAATGTTTTTCACTTAAAAAATGACATAAAAAATGAGAAACTGCTAAAAGTAGATCCTACTATACCAGGACAATCAATAGAAATAGGAGGTAGACATCCTTTATCTATTATAAAAAATAGAATAATAGACATTTTTATAAAGATTGGATTTACTTATGTTGATGGGCCTGAAATAGAGGATGATTGGCATAATTTTACAGCTTTAAATATTCCTATTTTTCATCCATCTAGAGATATGCAAGATACATTTTTTTTATGCAAGAATCCAGATGTTTTGTTACGTACACATACTTCCTCTGTACAAATACGATATATGAAAAAACATATACCGCCTTTTCGTGTATTGTCCACCGGAAAAGTATATAGAAATGAAACTATTTCGTCACGTTCCAATTTCATGTTTCATCAAGCGGAAGGGTTTTATATAGATAAAAAAGTTTCTTTTTCTGATTTAAAACAAACAATTCATTATTTGATCACTTCTCTTTTTGGAGAAGCAAAGATTAGATTTCGTCCTTCTTATTTTCCATTCACAGAACCTAGTGCTGAAGTGGATATCTATTGTAATAGTGAATGGGTAGAAATTATGGGTTGTGGAATGATAGATCCACAAGTTTTAAAAAACGTAAATATTGATTCAGAAATATATTCTGGATTTGCTTTTGGATTGGGTATTGAACGTTTAGCTCTAATAATTTATAAAATAAAAGATATTAGAATTTATTTTGATAATGACATTCGTTTTTTGAAACAATTTAAAAGTGAGTTTTAG